The window CATTTAAGAGTGATACGGATGATGCCGTCTATCAAAGGTGCTATAGTATTAGACGCTGGATGCGGTTCAGGGCTTTTGATCGAAAAGCTAGTGGATACGGCTGGCTTCATAGTGGGTCTAGACTTTTCCAAGGCTATGCTTAGGATAGCTAGAGACAAGTTTACCCAGAGAACCGTCGTGCTTGTAAGAGGAGATGTGGAGCAGCTACCTTTCAGAGACGGTGTATTCGACAAGGTCTTCATGTTCACTGTTTTGCAGAATACTCCAAGTCCTTCGACGGCTTTAAGGGAAGCACATAGAGTTCTAAGGGGAAACGGCTACCTAGCCGTCAGCTTTCTCAAAAAGAGTTTC of the Candidatus Bathyarchaeota archaeon genome contains:
- a CDS encoding class I SAM-dependent methyltransferase; translation: MQKSLKRALMESYDSSAFTYDRLYGEEQEAKHLRVIRMMPSIKGAIVLDAGCGSGLLIEKLVDTAGFIVGLDFSKAMLRIARDKFTQRTVVLVRGDVEQLPFRDGVFDKVFMFTVLQNTPSPSTALREAHRVLRGNGYLAVSFLKKSFTKTYAKRLLDLCGFEKMRYSGKGITDHIYVCSKKSF